Genomic segment of Xiphias gladius isolate SHS-SW01 ecotype Sanya breed wild chromosome 16, ASM1685928v1, whole genome shotgun sequence:
CAGGACATAGCTAAAGCTACAGTTAAGGCAAACCGTGCCATCGTCAAAACTCGTCTCTTGAAATACTTGCTGTCTGATTTGTACTCCAGGTATGGATTTTGACACGCAGGAGTCGTCTCTGCGCAAGCGCGCCGGCACGTCTCCTCCTTCTACCTGAGGGGAGCGCACCTTGATCCACCGAGACGGAAGTTTTGTTAGGGAAGAAAATCGAGCAAATCTTTTTGTTTCCACGGAGAGTTCGTTTGGAGTCCGGGGGACAAGTAGAGGATCTCCGGCCAAAGCAGGATGCCATGCGTTGGATTTTATAAGAAGAATTTAAAGGGCTTTTCCAACCTTAATTTGTAGTTCAGCGACTGATGGTACGTGGTCTTTTTCTCTGGGGGAATCCGGAGCAGGGGCTGTTTGTTGATTTCATGAGCCGATTCAAAATATGTGATTTGTAGATAAAAGCCGACTGCTTTAAGCTTCGACAGGAACTGCTccacacaaattttttttatttttttatttcaaagatcAGAagttttacagttgttttgAGTATAAGTTGTTAATGTAGTGATATGGAAAGTAATGTAGCACTActtgcctgtttgtttgtttttttcctgaaagcCAAATATCTTACATTTGGTAATTACATTAATGCTGACTGCTCATCCTCATTAATCCtctgaatatatttatttatacataatcTCAGTCCAAAGTCAGCCTACTCTCCATTCAAGAAGAATGACAGCTCTCCGCAGAGTGCTCCGAAGGCGACTGCACCCAGTTAAACTGGCGATAGTGGCCCTTCtctttgtcacatttgtgtTCCTCATACAATGGGAAGTGGGGAGCCAAAGCCAACAGGAGGACCCCTGGCTGAAGGAGATGGCAGTGAAGCGGGACGCCATGCTGGGCATGGTGATGGGAGCTGTCAATAACTTCAGGGATGTGATGCCAAAGATGCAGATCAGAGCCCCCGTACGTCAGCAGGACAAAGCAGACAGCGTGTCCTGTCTGCCAGGTCACTACACTGCCACTGAGCTCAGGCCAGCTTTGGAGCGGCCACCTCAGAACCCTCTTGCTCCGGGAGCTGCTGGGAGACCTTTCCATACAGACTCACTGAGCCCCGAAGagcagaaggagaaggagaggggtgAAGAGAAACACTGCTTTAACCTGTATGCCAGTGACCACATCTCCTTGAGCAGAGACCTGGGCGCAGACACAAGACCTCCAGAGTATGTCAACCTTTATAATCTGTATGCTTTTGATAAACCCATACAAAATAATTCATATCTACCAAAAGTGTCACAGAAATGTGCAAGAAAGAAGAAGATCATGGTGTAAGTGAACATAGTTCACCAATTAATGCTCAGttcattttccaaataattttgatttaaaaaacatcatgtAATTGCACCACCTAGTGGGTGTAAATGTAGGTTTCTTGCTGTACAAGAAGTACTCCACAATCCCTATTACTGCTCCATGGATTCATGTATCGGCCCGGGATataaaaaacgaaaaacacCTACACAGATTACTGTAATATAGATGGGGTAATGTAAAACTGCCTgtctgatccaaacaaattcaTCACATTTGCTTTTCACAACTGGGGAAAATCTTAGGCAGAAACCACAGAGATGATTGTTCTGACTGGGACTTTCTTTCAGCATGCCTGCCCAGTTACTGTGGCCAGTTCAGGAAGAAGCACAGTTATGTTTGGCTAATTACATTACATCCAAGCACATGTAAGTCCAAGTAAATGCCAGTACATAGTCAGTacatgacacagacaaaaagccTACCTGGCTATCTTGGGTGAGTTACAAAGTCTCTCTTACTCTGATATGGCAGGTATTTCAAAGGCTGCCACACATGCGGTGTCACATTTGAAACGGACACCCCACAGGGGAGAGTCTTTAGATGTAATAACTAGACTGTTGTGCCACTCAGGAACTATAATGGACAGTCAGATCTTTGTGctctttttccttcttgctGCAGATGTATTGAGCAAACCTTCAAGCGATGCCCCCCCTTGCCGACCACCAGTGTGATAATTGTGTTTCACAATGAGGCTTGGAGCACTCTGCTAAGGACAGTATACAGTGTCCTCCACACCTCCCCAGCCATTCTCCTCAAGGAGATCATCCTGGTGGACGACGCCAGCGTGGATGGTAAAACTCAATAGGGCCTTTCAGGACCGCTCTGCTCTCTTTTGGGtttgatttcatgctgcacGTTGGGTGGGCAGCTCTTTGGTGTGCCACGAAACGAGCAGAGAGGAGCTCCATGCTCCCCTGCTCCTTCTGTGGCCGATGGAGTGGGTTACAACAGGAAGTGAGAGGCTGCTAGTGAATACTTTCCTAAGAGAAATTAGCAGTGGTTGTGCTTACAGATGACTCAGAGTTAACTCTTGTAAACAGGTCTGAATGAAGGTAGGAAACAAAATGCTGGAGAGGGGAGAAGTTTTAGGGAATGCCGTCCATCTGACACTCTAAACTCAGTTATTTGTTGAGAGCAGGCCATAGATGGAGTGCTGCTGTACAACAGTTCTCCTGACAGCCAGCACTATTAAAGATGTTAGGAAGACcgctttgttcttttttatctgttttgagTCTTATCTTTCAGGCTGAGCACtatgatattatatatttatcacATCAGCAATCGCTTAATCTTTATGAGACTGTTTATATTAGCGTGTCTAACATTCACTCATTAATTCTTTCTACAAAATGTTCACCCTCCAAGTCTAATGGATATCGCATTCTTTCAGATGTGTTGAAGGACGAGCTGGATGAGTATTTGAAGCAGCTGAGCATTGTGCGAGTTGTCCGACAGCGAGAGAGGAAAGGACTCATCACCGCACGGCTGCTTGGTGCCTCTGTGGCCACCGGTGACACGCTCACCTTTCTGGACGCCCACTGTTAGTTGGCACCGCTGACGTTGCtcacacattaaaaccagttgcaTGTTAGCCTCACCCTTACTTACACACCCACAGGCCAACAGCTCAGTGCTAGATCCTCTTGAAAGCCTAGGCATAGGTGCCATGGATTGACATTGTATAATTAGCCATATGCTAGTTATTGTTAAGAAAGATGTGATGCAGTGTcctacttgtgtgtgtgtgtgtgtgtgcgtgtgttaacAGGTGAGTGCTTTAATGGATGGCTGGAGCCTCTGCTGGCAAGGATAGCAGAGAACTACACTGCAGTAGTCAGTCCTGATATAACCACTATTGATCTCAATACCTTTGAGTTTATGAAGCCTTCCCCATATGGCCAGAACCACAACCGGGGCAACTTTGACTGGAGCCTGGCTTTTGGCTGGGAGAGTCTCCCAGATcatgagagaaaaaggaggaaggatgAAACATACCCTATCAAGTAAGTAAAAATGGTTCATGAATATATAACATCACCCTTATATAAActcttgtttcattttggaaataattaaaaatctttaatgAAATCTTTCCACAGGACTCCCACATTTGCTGGTGGGCTCTTCTCCATCTCAAAAGAATATTTCTACCATATTGGAAGCTATGATGAAGAAATGGAAATCTGGGGTGGGGAGAATATTGAAATGTCATTTAGGGTAAGACATTGCTAGGCCGTCATTTTCGATGTGCAGCAATCTTGTTCTTTATCATTGAGCCTTTTTACCCATTGAACCATTCCAGTATCCAGACGGCTACAGAGGCGTGTCTAACTGCATGTCATTATGCATCTGTTCTGTGCTGTCTCCCATTAACTTGCAGGTGTGGCAGTGCGGAGGACAGCTGGAGATCATCCCTTGCTCCATTGTTGGTCATGTTTTCCGCACAAAAAGCCCCCACACCTTCCCCAAGGGTACACAAGTGATTGCTCGCAACCAGGTTCGACTGGCCGAGGTGTGGATGGACGACTACAAGGAGATCTTCTACCGTCGTAACCAGCAAGCTGCGCAGATGGCAAAAGATGTACATACTGATTCTAATGTGCCTCTGAAATCGTGTGTCCATCCTGTGAtgctttcaaatgttttgtcaaaatcaCTGACTTTGATGGAGCAGCAAATTGCTCTGCAGCATTATCTTTGACCTCTAGGTCTTGTGGTCATGTATAAGTGGTTGTTAGGACCACTTAGTATCCTCCCCCCTTAAGACAAATTTGAGTAAATCCAGCTTCAGCAATAAGTCTGATCATTACTTACTTAACATACTCTGCAGAGAAAAGCGTAGAATTACGGGAGGACTCAGCGTTTCAACATTGTAATTCTCAATGCATGTATTCTGTAAAATTGAAACAAATTCttcaaaatggagaaaaattaGCTATTAGGGGCTGAAAGCTGTCACTGTAAAGCGACAGAGGAAAATGGGCTCGAAGGAAGTCAGCACTGGTAAATGACACAGGCTTTCAGCATTTCCCAACATGTGGTCCCATAGGTGCTATAAACTGTTGCCTCAGGGCTATACCTTACAAAGCGGGCCAGCCCTCCTCCGCTGGCTTCAAACAGACATGCCATCATCAACAGCTTCAAGGAATCCACTGTAGTAGCTATCAGTGTGCACTAGTGCGAGCAGCGTCCTCATCATTATAGTAAGTGTTCTGATTACTCAAGAGCATGAGGTGCTAGCAAATCCTTTTAAATGTGCTGTTACGCTTCAGTTTAAAAGGGACAGTCGTTGAATACACTTCTCTATAGTTAATTTGTTTAAGAAAGGAGTCATTAGATCACTGGAGCAGAGGCATATACTTTAGGGAAGTgaagtagaattttttttttttttttttaaggcagtaTCTATTTGTTTTGGCCatggttttatttctgtaattgGAGGAGAGATAAGAGTgtggctctgtggatggcaaggtcagtcagtcagtccaccactttgtaCCAGAGTAGGATATCTCAGGAACTGTTGGctggattgtcatgaaatatgGTACAAATTTGATTtgcagaggatgaagcctagTAACTTTGGTCATCCCCTGAGTTTTCCTTGTGTGGCGCAATgaagttgagattttttttctttagtgaaatatctcaacaactattggatggattgcctgTGCAgaaattcatggtccccagaggatgaattgtaataacttttgtgatcccttttcctctagtgctgttatctggtcaaaatttttacTTTGTGCAATACTTCACTTTATGATCAAATACCGGGAAAACTATTTCCCACCTTCCTCGGCTGTACTTTGTACTTAGTGCTACTTAGCAAATGTTATCATggtaacatgctaaactaagacggCAAACATAGTAAACGTTATAGTGTACCTGCGAAACATCagcattgtgagcatgttagcatgccgatgttagcatttagatcaaggcaccactgtgcctaacatggctgtaaactcttagTATTGATTTTATTCGCTTTTGTTTTCCTACATATAGTAAGTTCTCATTAATTCTTGCATTTTAGTGTGGATGGCATAGAAAGAAAGATACGAAGAAAAATTGTGTGGACCTTTTCAACACATAAACAGTGGTTGTCTTATTCAGAAAT
This window contains:
- the galnt3 gene encoding polypeptide N-acetylgalactosaminyltransferase 3, encoding MTALRRVLRRRLHPVKLAIVALLFVTFVFLIQWEVGSQSQQEDPWLKEMAVKRDAMLGMVMGAVNNFRDVMPKMQIRAPVRQQDKADSVSCLPGHYTATELRPALERPPQNPLAPGAAGRPFHTDSLSPEEQKEKERGEEKHCFNLYASDHISLSRDLGADTRPPECIEQTFKRCPPLPTTSVIIVFHNEAWSTLLRTVYSVLHTSPAILLKEIILVDDASVDDVLKDELDEYLKQLSIVRVVRQRERKGLITARLLGASVATGDTLTFLDAHCECFNGWLEPLLARIAENYTAVVSPDITTIDLNTFEFMKPSPYGQNHNRGNFDWSLAFGWESLPDHERKRRKDETYPIKTPTFAGGLFSISKEYFYHIGSYDEEMEIWGGENIEMSFRVWQCGGQLEIIPCSIVGHVFRTKSPHTFPKGTQVIARNQVRLAEVWMDDYKEIFYRRNQQAAQMAKDGAFGDISKRMELRTRLQCNNFSWYLKNVYPEVFMPDLNPLRFGSVKNVGKDSCLDAGENNEGGKQLIMYPCHGLGGNQYFEFSTHQEIRHNIQKELCLHGAEGAVKLEDCQYKGRNTFVGAEQKWELKDNQLFYVPGLNMCLSARLEHPSLAVCNPSDRYQLWSFV